In Arthrobacter sp. B3I4, the following proteins share a genomic window:
- the infA gene encoding translation initiation factor IF-1, translating to MAKKDGVIEIEGVVTEALPNAMFRVELTNKHIVLAHISGKMRQHYIRILPEDRVVVELSPYDLTRGRIVYRYK from the coding sequence ATGGCCAAGAAGGACGGGGTCATTGAGATCGAGGGCGTTGTGACTGAGGCGCTGCCTAACGCGATGTTTCGCGTTGAGCTCACCAACAAGCACATCGTTCTGGCACACATCTCTGGAAAGATGCGCCAGCACTACATCAGGATTCTCCCTGAGGACCGAGTAGTGGTGGAGCTGAGCCCTTACGACCTGACACGTGGTCGTATCGTCTACCGCTACAAGTAA
- the rpmJ gene encoding 50S ribosomal protein L36 gives MKVKPSVKQICEKCKVIRRNGRVMVICENPRHKQRQG, from the coding sequence ATGAAGGTCAAGCCGAGCGTCAAGCAGATCTGCGAAAAGTGCAAAGTGATCCGCCGTAATGGCCGGGTCATGGTGATCTGCGAGAACCCGCGCCACAAGCAGCGCCAGGGCTAA
- the rpsM gene encoding 30S ribosomal protein S13 — MARLAGVDIPREKRLEIALTYIYGVGKTRAHETLAATGISSDVRVKDLTDAELVQLRDYIEGNYKVEGDLRREVAADIRRKVEIGSYEGIRHRKGLPVRGQRTKTNARTRKGPKRTVAGKKKTR, encoded by the coding sequence ATGGCTCGTCTCGCTGGCGTAGACATTCCCCGCGAAAAGCGGCTGGAAATTGCGCTTACTTACATCTACGGCGTGGGCAAGACCCGTGCACACGAAACCCTGGCTGCCACCGGCATCAGCTCGGACGTCCGGGTCAAGGACCTGACGGACGCTGAACTGGTTCAGCTGCGTGACTACATTGAAGGCAACTACAAGGTTGAGGGTGACCTTCGCCGCGAAGTAGCAGCTGATATCCGCCGCAAGGTCGAAATCGGCAGCTACGAAGGTATTCGCCACCGCAAGGGCCTGCCCGTACGCGGTCAGCGTACGAAGACGAACGCACGTACCCGCAAGGGCCCGAAGCGCACCGTCGCAGGCAAGAAGAAGACCCGCTAG
- the rpsK gene encoding 30S ribosomal protein S11, with the protein MPPKTRGAVRKPRKKDKKNIALGQAHIKSTFNNTIVSITDPNGAVISWASSGEVGFKGSRKSTPFAAQMAAEAAAKRAQEHGMRKVDVFVKGPGSGRETAIRSLQAAGLEVGSIQDVTPSAHNGCRPPKRRRV; encoded by the coding sequence ATGCCCCCGAAGACTCGTGGCGCGGTTCGCAAGCCGCGTAAGAAGGACAAGAAGAATATCGCGCTGGGCCAGGCGCACATCAAGAGCACCTTTAACAACACCATCGTTTCCATCACGGACCCGAACGGTGCTGTCATCTCCTGGGCTTCGTCCGGTGAGGTTGGCTTCAAGGGCTCCCGCAAGTCCACTCCGTTCGCCGCGCAGATGGCTGCCGAAGCCGCCGCGAAGCGTGCACAGGAGCACGGCATGCGCAAGGTTGACGTATTCGTCAAGGGTCCGGGCTCCGGACGCGAGACCGCCATCCGCTCGCTGCAGGCCGCTGGCCTCGAGGTTGGGTCCATCCAGGACGTAACCCCCAGCGCGCACAACGGCTGCCGCCCGCCGAAGCGCCGCCGCGTCTAA
- a CDS encoding DNA-directed RNA polymerase subunit alpha, with protein MLIAQRPTLSEEVVSDNRSRFIIEPLEPGFGYTLGNSLRRTLLSSIPGASVTSIRIDGVLHEFTTVPGVKEDVTEIILNIKNLSVSSEHDEPVVAYLRKQGPGVVTAADIAPPAGVEFHNPDLHIATLNSKGKFELELTIERGRGYVSAAQNKSGDSEIGRIPVDSIYSPVLKVTFRVEATRVEQRTDFDKLIVDVETKQAIAPRDAVASAGTTLVELFGLARELNTAAEGIEIGPSPTDAALAADMALPIEDLDLTVRSYNCLKREGIHSVGELVARSEADLMDIRNFGAKSIDEVKAKLVELGLSLKDSPPGFDLAARAAAIEEDDAAFSDDEL; from the coding sequence GTGCTCATTGCACAGCGCCCCACCCTCTCCGAAGAGGTCGTCTCCGATAACCGTTCACGTTTCATTATTGAACCGCTGGAACCGGGCTTCGGATACACCCTCGGAAACTCCCTCCGCCGTACCCTGCTCTCCTCCATCCCCGGTGCCTCTGTCACGAGCATCCGGATCGATGGCGTGCTGCACGAGTTCACCACGGTTCCGGGTGTCAAGGAAGATGTCACTGAGATCATCCTGAACATCAAGAACTTGTCGGTTTCCTCCGAGCACGACGAGCCGGTTGTTGCTTACCTGCGCAAGCAGGGCCCGGGAGTCGTCACCGCCGCGGATATCGCTCCGCCGGCCGGCGTCGAATTCCACAACCCGGATCTGCACATCGCAACGCTGAACTCGAAGGGCAAGTTCGAGCTCGAACTGACCATCGAGCGCGGCCGCGGTTATGTTTCGGCAGCTCAGAACAAGTCCGGCGATTCCGAGATTGGCCGCATCCCGGTCGACTCGATCTACTCGCCGGTCCTGAAGGTTACTTTCCGCGTGGAAGCTACCCGTGTTGAGCAGCGCACCGACTTCGACAAGCTGATTGTCGACGTCGAGACCAAGCAGGCCATCGCCCCTCGCGACGCAGTCGCTTCGGCCGGTACCACCTTGGTGGAACTGTTCGGCCTTGCCCGCGAGCTGAACACCGCAGCTGAAGGTATCGAGATTGGCCCGTCGCCGACGGACGCTGCCCTGGCAGCAGACATGGCCCTGCCGATCGAGGATCTGGACCTCACCGTCCGTTCCTACAACTGCCTCAAGCGTGAGGGCATCCACTCCGTGGGTGAACTCGTTGCCCGCTCCGAGGCTGACCTGATGGACATCCGCAACTTCGGTGCGAAGTCCATCGATGAGGTCAAGGCAAAGCTCGTTGAACTGGGTCTGTCCCTGAAGGACTCCCCTCCCGGTTTCGACCTTGCAGCCCGCGCCGCAGCCATCGAAGAGGACGACGCCGCGTTCAGCGACGACGAGCTCTAA
- the rplQ gene encoding 50S ribosomal protein L17, with translation MPTPTKGPRLGGGPAHERLMLANLSAALFEHKRITTTVTKAKRLKPYAERLVTFAKRGDLASRRRVLGLISNKGVVHELFTDIAQAMENRDGGYTRITKIGNRKGDNAPMAVIELVLEPVSAKQAVVAEATTAAKRDADKQGASKVEAAPVAETEVAAAEEAPEADVVETEAVETEAAATEEAPAAEEAAAESEKDAK, from the coding sequence ATGCCTACCCCCACTAAGGGTCCGCGCCTCGGAGGCGGCCCGGCTCACGAGCGTCTCATGCTCGCGAACCTGTCCGCTGCACTGTTCGAGCACAAGCGGATCACCACCACGGTGACCAAGGCCAAGCGGCTCAAGCCGTACGCCGAGCGCCTCGTCACCTTCGCCAAGCGCGGCGACCTGGCTTCCCGCCGTCGCGTCCTCGGCCTGATCAGCAACAAGGGCGTCGTCCACGAGCTGTTCACCGATATCGCCCAGGCGATGGAGAACCGCGACGGCGGCTACACCCGCATCACCAAGATCGGCAACCGTAAGGGCGACAACGCTCCCATGGCTGTCATCGAACTGGTTCTCGAGCCGGTTTCCGCCAAGCAGGCCGTGGTAGCCGAGGCCACCACCGCCGCCAAGCGCGACGCCGACAAGCAGGGCGCTTCCAAGGTTGAGGCTGCTCCGGTTGCCGAAACCGAAGTTGCGGCTGCCGAAGAGGCCCCCGAGGCCGACGTCGTCGAGACCGAAGCTGTCGAGACCGAAGCAGCAGCAACCG